A single genomic interval of Cupriavidus necator harbors:
- a CDS encoding TetR/AcrR family transcriptional regulator — protein sequence MDTQASAAARRPLPACDAPGGRIRQENQAMILRAAEHVFARAGFAGATMAEIAVRAGVPKSNLHYYFRTKQALYRAVLAHTLQLWLSETDIIRAELPPQVALEQYIRAKMRLSASHPDASRVFANELLHGAHEIGEVLRQVLRELVSRKAAVVQQWIDRGQMAPVDPQHLFFTIWAATQTYADFESQVCAVLGVSQLEQRDYAQATEHLVALLLRGCGLDPEPAAPDRRA from the coding sequence ATGGACACGCAGGCCAGCGCCGCGGCGCGGCGCCCGCTGCCCGCGTGCGATGCGCCGGGCGGGCGCATCCGGCAGGAGAACCAGGCCATGATCCTGCGCGCGGCCGAGCATGTCTTTGCGCGCGCGGGCTTTGCCGGCGCCACCATGGCCGAGATCGCGGTGCGCGCCGGCGTGCCCAAGTCCAACCTGCATTACTACTTCCGCACCAAGCAGGCGCTGTACCGCGCCGTGCTGGCGCATACGCTGCAGCTGTGGCTGTCGGAGACTGACATCATCCGCGCCGAGCTGCCGCCGCAGGTGGCGCTGGAACAATACATCCGCGCCAAGATGCGGCTGTCGGCCAGTCATCCGGATGCATCGCGCGTATTTGCCAACGAACTGCTGCACGGCGCGCATGAGATCGGCGAGGTCCTGCGGCAGGTGCTGCGCGAACTGGTGTCGCGCAAGGCCGCGGTGGTGCAGCAGTGGATCGACCGCGGCCAGATGGCGCCGGTCGACCCCCAGCACCTGTTCTTCACGATCTGGGCGGCCACGCAGACCTATGCGGATTTCGAGTCGCAGGTATGCGCGGTGCTCGGCGTCAGCCAGCTGGAGCAGCGGGACTATGCGCAGGCCACCGAGCACCTGGTGGCGCTGCTGCTGCGCGGCTGCGGACTCGACCCCGAGCCCGCGGCGCCCGACCGGCGCGCATGA
- a CDS encoding amidohydrolase family protein: MLDLILRHCNLPDGRTDIDIGIAAGRIAAVEPALAAHAADEIDAAGHLVTPPFVDAHFHMDATLSYGLPRVNQSGTLLEGIALWGELKPMLTQDALVERALAYCDWAVARGLLAIRSHVDVCDPRLLAVEALLHVRERVRPYLDLQLVAFPQDGVLRAPGALDNLKRALDMGVDVVGGIPHFERTMAQGAESVRLLCELAADRGLRVDMHCDESDDPLSRHIETLASETVRLGLQGRVAGSHLTSMHSMDNYYVSKLIPLMRDAGVAAIANPLINITLQGRHDTYPRRRGMTRVPELLAAGVPVAFGHDCVMDPWYSLGSGDMLEVAHMGLHVAQMTGQEAMRACFAAVTAMPAQILGLDGYGVAPGCRADLVLLQARDPVEAIRLRATRLRVLRAGKTIASMPPAMAALDLPGRPAQVDFLRRGGGQ; this comes from the coding sequence ATGCTCGACCTGATCCTGCGGCACTGCAACCTGCCCGACGGGCGCACCGACATCGATATCGGCATTGCCGCGGGCCGCATCGCCGCGGTTGAGCCGGCACTGGCCGCGCACGCCGCCGACGAGATCGATGCGGCCGGCCACCTGGTGACGCCGCCGTTCGTCGATGCGCACTTCCATATGGACGCCACACTGTCGTACGGGCTGCCGCGCGTGAACCAGTCGGGCACGCTGCTCGAAGGCATTGCGCTGTGGGGCGAGCTCAAGCCGATGCTGACGCAGGACGCGCTGGTCGAGCGCGCGCTGGCCTACTGCGACTGGGCGGTGGCGCGCGGGCTGCTGGCGATCCGCTCGCATGTGGACGTGTGCGATCCGCGGCTGCTCGCGGTGGAGGCGCTGCTGCACGTGCGCGAGCGCGTGCGCCCCTACCTGGACCTGCAGCTGGTGGCGTTCCCGCAGGACGGCGTGCTGCGCGCGCCCGGCGCGCTGGACAACCTGAAGCGCGCGCTGGACATGGGCGTCGACGTGGTCGGCGGCATCCCGCATTTCGAGCGCACCATGGCGCAGGGCGCCGAATCTGTGCGGCTGCTGTGCGAGCTGGCGGCGGACCGCGGCCTGCGCGTCGACATGCATTGCGACGAGAGCGACGACCCGCTGTCGCGCCATATCGAGACGCTGGCCAGCGAGACCGTGCGGCTCGGCCTGCAGGGCAGGGTGGCGGGCTCGCACCTGACCTCGATGCATTCAATGGACAACTATTACGTATCCAAGCTGATCCCGCTGATGCGCGACGCCGGCGTGGCGGCGATCGCCAATCCGCTGATCAACATCACGCTGCAGGGGCGGCACGATACCTATCCGCGGCGCCGCGGCATGACGCGGGTGCCGGAGTTGCTGGCGGCCGGCGTGCCGGTGGCGTTCGGCCACGATTGTGTGATGGATCCGTGGTACAGCCTGGGCTCCGGCGACATGCTGGAAGTGGCGCACATGGGGCTGCATGTCGCGCAGATGACCGGGCAGGAAGCCATGCGCGCGTGCTTCGCCGCCGTGACCGCCATGCCCGCGCAGATCCTCGGGCTGGATGGCTACGGCGTGGCGCCTGGCTGCCGCGCCGACCTGGTGCTGCTGCAGGCGCGCGACCCGGTGGAGGCGATCCGCCTGCGCGCCACGCGGCTGCGGGTGCTGCGTGCCGGCAAGACCATCGCCAGCATGCCTCCGGCGATGGCTGCGCTGGACCTGCCTGGCCGGCCGGCGCAGGTGGATTTCCTGCGGCGCGGCGGCGGGCAATAA
- a CDS encoding hydrolase — translation MTTVLSSREREAGTCPGWHVCAAHHGMVLHHLQYSVILAMLMCALAHADDAVPESQGVSGWDQPLQAQAGQPAMADVPDLLVADTAAPAWSATPAEPVTVEYAAPSQSSPSALTLAMGPGPDDDAPGLAAVDRETAAMAERPRRVSLHLDDITSAGGFADSRMRTMALAVDAVVPRAGGLTIQPRLQLAYQPGMSPVSGMPMQAMPGDASAAGIGVRLYGAQPTRLAGIYPFVEADWWQDSRKQVININGTKIDADLLRGLFSFNIGAHGNTSTGMKLWFKVRAGRNPGGTVGARYRW, via the coding sequence ATGACTACGGTCTTGTCATCGAGAGAAAGGGAGGCGGGGACTTGCCCCGGGTGGCACGTATGTGCCGCGCATCACGGCATGGTCCTGCATCACCTGCAGTACAGCGTCATCCTGGCCATGCTGATGTGTGCACTGGCCCATGCAGATGACGCCGTTCCGGAAAGCCAGGGCGTCTCCGGCTGGGACCAGCCGCTGCAGGCGCAAGCCGGGCAGCCCGCCATGGCCGACGTGCCCGATCTGCTGGTTGCCGACACCGCTGCTCCTGCCTGGTCCGCCACGCCCGCCGAGCCCGTCACCGTCGAGTATGCCGCGCCGTCGCAGTCATCCCCATCCGCGTTAACGCTTGCCATGGGCCCCGGGCCCGATGACGATGCGCCCGGCCTTGCCGCGGTCGACCGTGAAACCGCCGCCATGGCCGAACGCCCGCGCCGGGTGTCGCTGCACCTGGATGACATCACCAGCGCAGGCGGTTTTGCCGACAGTCGCATGCGCACCATGGCGCTGGCGGTCGATGCCGTGGTGCCGCGCGCAGGCGGGCTGACCATCCAGCCGCGCTTGCAGCTGGCCTACCAGCCTGGCATGTCTCCCGTCTCCGGCATGCCGATGCAAGCCATGCCCGGCGATGCCAGCGCCGCCGGTATCGGCGTGCGCCTGTACGGCGCGCAGCCGACGCGGCTGGCCGGCATTTATCCCTTTGTCGAGGCTGACTGGTGGCAGGACAGCCGCAAACAGGTCATCAACATCAACGGCACCAAGATCGATGCCGACCTGCTGCGCGGGCTGTTCTCCTTCAACATCGGCGCGCATGGCAATACATCGACCGGCATGAAGCTGTGGTTCAAGGTGAGGGCGGGGCGCAACCCGGGCGGAACGGTCGGGGCGCGCTATCGGTGGTAG
- a CDS encoding short-chain fatty acid transporter: MSKIAGFFTELMRRYLPDPFVFAIGLTLLTMALAVTVQGQAAPAVIASWGKGFWNLLAFTTQMAVILAMGYVLATAPFTDRMLDRIVSAVHSPRTAVIVATLVGGIGSYLNWGFGLVIGGIIARKLALKVRGVHYPLIIAAAYSGFTLYGLGLSASIPVLISTPGHPMEKLMGVIPLSETIFSTPMLLTSLAVIVTLPLLNAWLHPRNPADVVEIRRDQEPAKAEAGSAHSMGGENTLAARLNNSRILSLAIGLCGMAYAVIYFTQGGSLDLNLINFLILFAGVLLLGTPVNYVAKLNEGIKTISGIILQYPFYAGIMAIMAGSGLVDTISRVFVEIATPQTLPFWGLLSSFVINFFAPSGGGHWMIQGPFMVDAAKAINSSVSQTSMSVMLGNAWNDLVQPFWILPALALSRLNLKDVMGYTVIMMFWVGLIYIAALLLWGAQIA; encoded by the coding sequence ATGAGCAAGATTGCCGGGTTCTTCACCGAACTCATGCGCCGGTACCTGCCGGATCCCTTTGTATTTGCCATCGGCCTGACCTTGCTGACGATGGCGCTGGCGGTGACGGTGCAAGGGCAGGCAGCGCCGGCCGTGATCGCCAGCTGGGGCAAGGGGTTCTGGAACCTGCTGGCATTTACCACGCAGATGGCGGTGATCCTGGCGATGGGCTACGTGCTGGCCACCGCGCCGTTCACTGACCGCATGCTCGACCGCATCGTCAGTGCCGTGCACTCGCCGCGCACCGCGGTGATCGTCGCCACGCTGGTGGGCGGCATCGGCAGCTACCTGAACTGGGGCTTCGGGCTGGTGATCGGCGGCATCATCGCCAGGAAGCTGGCGCTGAAGGTCCGTGGCGTGCATTACCCGCTCATCATCGCCGCCGCGTACAGCGGCTTCACCCTGTACGGGCTGGGCCTGTCGGCCAGCATCCCGGTGCTGATCTCCACCCCGGGCCACCCGATGGAAAAGCTGATGGGCGTGATCCCGCTGTCTGAAACCATCTTCTCCACGCCGATGCTGCTGACCAGCCTGGCGGTGATCGTCACGCTGCCGCTGCTCAATGCCTGGCTGCATCCGCGCAACCCGGCCGATGTGGTGGAGATCCGCCGCGACCAGGAACCCGCCAAGGCCGAGGCCGGCTCGGCCCACAGCATGGGCGGCGAGAACACCCTGGCCGCGCGCCTGAACAACAGCCGTATCCTGAGCCTGGCCATCGGCCTGTGCGGCATGGCCTACGCGGTCATCTACTTCACGCAGGGCGGCTCGCTCGACCTGAACCTGATCAACTTCCTGATCCTGTTCGCGGGCGTGCTGCTGCTGGGCACGCCGGTCAACTACGTGGCCAAGCTGAACGAAGGCATCAAGACCATTTCCGGCATCATCCTGCAGTATCCGTTCTATGCAGGCATCATGGCGATCATGGCCGGCTCGGGGCTGGTGGATACCATCTCGCGTGTGTTCGTGGAGATCGCCACGCCGCAGACGCTGCCGTTCTGGGGGCTGCTCAGTTCGTTCGTGATCAACTTCTTCGCACCGTCGGGCGGTGGCCACTGGATGATCCAGGGCCCGTTCATGGTCGATGCGGCCAAGGCCATCAACAGCTCGGTCAGCCAGACCTCGATGTCGGTGATGCTCGGCAATGCCTGGAACGACCTGGTGCAGCCGTTCTGGATATTGCCGGCGCTGGCGCTGTCCAGGCTGAACCTGAAGGACGTGATGGGCTACACCGTGATCATGATGTTCTGGGTGGGCCTGATCTACATTGCCGCGCTGCTGCTGTGGGGCGCGCAGATTGCCTGA
- the catC gene encoding muconolactone Delta-isomerase, giving the protein MLFMAEMTVKIPASLDPQLVEQLKADEKAMSQRLQREGKWRHLWRVVGQYANVSIFDVGDNDELHTLLTMLPLYPYMEIKVTPLAQHGSAIAPN; this is encoded by the coding sequence ATGTTGTTCATGGCAGAAATGACCGTCAAGATTCCCGCATCGCTCGATCCACAACTGGTGGAGCAGCTCAAGGCCGACGAGAAGGCCATGTCGCAGCGCCTGCAGCGCGAAGGCAAGTGGCGCCACCTGTGGCGTGTGGTGGGCCAGTACGCCAACGTCAGCATCTTCGATGTCGGCGACAACGACGAACTGCACACGCTGCTGACCATGCTGCCGCTGTACCCGTACATGGAGATCAAGGTCACGCCGCTGGCGCAACACGGTTCGGCCATCGCGCCGAACTGA
- a CDS encoding GGDEF domain-containing protein has protein sequence MALWQRARRRESEPGGMAPPAGRSRSLKRKLAIATAVGGLCTLVLAALVMARSYGDFTSARQNLYDISAYRELLEAANVLSAERGPANSVLGDPPSPNTSARERLQAFRARSDAALARLAAPPPAPFGLHNHHLPPLMVERVRERLARARAEIDELAGRPRQDRDMDEIRHAIESMFEVVDALQPAIAWQVRELSACDDGLAAPALTGRMLGDLREYGGRIASQIMAPVAARQPMPVQSLVDATRSRGRLLELWQLAGPAYNMFGAVPALEQAYADAGHQFFGQGLSMIDSLVAQGRVSGNYSMTPTELTNRYVRTLEPLERLRRVFLDEVVAHFTAARAQALRELTAACGTSALILAVLGYVLVFMQRSVILPLLRAGDEVIGLAEAREHPHYAAPAASARPAAEMRRLFDAIEILRRKLRERASLTEQLEHQARTDSLTGLLNRRALELVAAQYAAHDSASLVLIDVDRFKQINDRHGHAAGDQVLRDIAAMMRALVPPEGVLARFGGEEFALLLPHGRPGEAAALAETLRAEIASRPVFLSGSTQLCVTASFGVAIGRGGERHWQRLFGAADAAMYRAKAEGRNCVREAQREEGVAAG, from the coding sequence ATGGCCTTGTGGCAACGTGCGCGCCGGCGTGAGTCCGAACCCGGGGGCATGGCACCGCCGGCCGGACGCAGCCGCAGCCTGAAGCGCAAGCTGGCGATCGCCACGGCGGTCGGCGGGCTCTGCACCCTGGTGCTCGCCGCGCTGGTGATGGCCCGCTCGTATGGCGACTTCACCTCGGCGCGGCAGAACCTGTACGACATCTCGGCATACCGCGAGCTGCTCGAGGCCGCCAACGTGCTGTCCGCGGAACGTGGACCGGCCAACAGCGTGCTGGGAGATCCACCCTCGCCCAACACCTCCGCGCGTGAGCGCCTGCAAGCGTTCCGCGCCCGCAGCGACGCCGCGCTGGCGCGCCTGGCCGCGCCGCCGCCGGCACCCTTCGGCCTGCACAACCACCACCTGCCGCCGCTGATGGTCGAGCGCGTGCGCGAACGCCTGGCGCGGGCGCGGGCCGAGATCGACGAACTCGCCGGGCGGCCGCGCCAGGACCGTGACATGGACGAGATCCGCCATGCCATCGAAAGCATGTTCGAGGTCGTGGACGCGCTGCAGCCGGCCATCGCCTGGCAGGTGCGCGAACTGTCCGCCTGCGACGACGGCCTGGCGGCGCCGGCGCTGACCGGCAGGATGCTGGGCGACCTGCGCGAGTATGGCGGGCGCATCGCCTCGCAGATCATGGCGCCCGTGGCGGCGCGCCAGCCGATGCCGGTGCAGAGCCTGGTGGACGCCACGCGCTCGCGCGGCCGGCTGCTGGAGCTATGGCAGCTGGCGGGGCCGGCGTACAACATGTTCGGCGCCGTGCCCGCGCTGGAGCAGGCATACGCCGACGCCGGCCACCAGTTCTTCGGCCAGGGCCTGTCGATGATCGACAGCCTGGTTGCGCAGGGCCGCGTCTCGGGCAATTACTCGATGACGCCGACGGAGCTGACCAACCGCTACGTGCGCACGCTGGAGCCGCTGGAGCGGTTGCGCAGGGTATTCCTGGACGAGGTGGTCGCGCATTTCACCGCAGCGCGCGCACAAGCGCTGCGCGAACTGACGGCAGCGTGCGGCACGTCGGCGCTGATCCTTGCCGTGCTGGGCTACGTGCTGGTGTTCATGCAGCGCTCGGTGATCCTGCCGCTGCTGCGCGCCGGCGACGAAGTGATCGGCCTGGCCGAGGCGCGCGAACACCCGCACTACGCTGCGCCAGCGGCGTCCGCCAGGCCCGCGGCGGAGATGCGGCGCCTGTTCGATGCCATCGAGATCCTGCGCCGCAAGCTGCGCGAGCGCGCCTCGCTGACCGAACAACTGGAACACCAGGCGCGCACCGACAGCCTGACCGGGCTGCTGAACCGGCGCGCGCTGGAGCTGGTGGCCGCGCAGTACGCGGCACACGACAGCGCCAGCCTGGTGCTGATCGACGTGGACCGCTTCAAGCAGATCAACGACCGCCATGGCCATGCCGCCGGCGACCAGGTGCTGCGCGACATCGCTGCGATGATGCGCGCGCTGGTGCCGCCCGAAGGCGTGCTGGCACGCTTCGGCGGCGAGGAGTTCGCGCTGCTGCTGCCGCACGGCAGGCCGGGCGAGGCCGCCGCGCTGGCCGAAACCCTGCGCGCGGAAATCGCGTCGCGCCCGGTCTTCCTGTCGGGCAGCACCCAGCTGTGCGTCACCGCCAGCTTCGGCGTGGCCATCGGGCGCGGCGGCGAGCGTCACTGGCAGCGGCTGTTCGGCGCGGCCGACGCTGCCATGTACCGCGCCAAGGCCGAAGGGCGCAACTGCGTGCGCGAGGCACAGCGCGAGGAAGGGGTGGCAGCCGGCTGA
- a CDS encoding YciI family protein: MPYLIETVDKPNHQHVRQATRASHLDYLEANKDLLLACGAKLNDDGSDAGGGIYIVDVDTRDAAQQFIDADPFTEAGLFAEVRIVRWRKAYLDGVRHL, translated from the coding sequence ATGCCGTACCTGATCGAAACCGTCGACAAGCCCAATCACCAGCATGTGCGCCAGGCCACCCGTGCCAGCCACCTGGATTACCTGGAAGCCAACAAGGACTTGCTGCTGGCTTGCGGCGCCAAGCTCAACGACGATGGCTCGGATGCCGGAGGCGGCATCTATATCGTCGATGTCGACACCCGCGACGCGGCACAGCAATTCATCGACGCCGATCCGTTCACCGAGGCGGGTTTGTTTGCCGAGGTGCGCATCGTGCGCTGGCGCAAGGCCTATCTCGACGGCGTGCGCCATCTTTGA
- the pcaD gene encoding 3-oxoadipate enol-lactonase: MPYADLANLRLHYRLDGAEHLPVLVLSNSLGTSFSMWEPQVAAFSQHFRVLRYDTRGHGESSVPAGPYSIAQLGGDVIALLDHLGIGEASFCGLSMGGITGMWLALNHGPRLRKLVLCNTAAYIGPPENWTNRAAAVGRDGVASIAAAVVDKWLTPPYAAAHPGLVASLRAMLGATPAAGYAANCLAVRDADLRAQIEKITTPTLVIAGSGDLPTPPRDGVFLAQTIPGAHYVELEAAHISNLEQAEAFSKVVLDFLTR; the protein is encoded by the coding sequence ATGCCATACGCCGACCTCGCCAACCTCCGACTGCATTACCGCCTCGATGGCGCCGAGCACCTGCCGGTGCTGGTGCTGTCCAATTCGCTGGGCACCAGCTTCAGCATGTGGGAGCCGCAGGTGGCGGCCTTCAGCCAGCACTTCCGCGTGCTGCGCTATGACACGCGCGGCCATGGCGAGTCGTCGGTGCCGGCGGGTCCGTACAGCATCGCGCAACTCGGCGGCGACGTGATCGCGTTGCTCGATCACCTTGGCATCGGCGAAGCCAGTTTCTGCGGCTTGTCGATGGGTGGCATCACTGGCATGTGGCTGGCCCTGAACCATGGTCCGCGCCTGCGCAAGCTGGTGTTGTGCAATACCGCTGCCTATATCGGCCCGCCGGAGAACTGGACCAACCGCGCCGCTGCGGTCGGGCGCGACGGCGTGGCATCGATCGCTGCCGCGGTAGTCGACAAATGGCTCACCCCGCCGTACGCGGCCGCGCATCCGGGGCTGGTGGCATCGCTGCGCGCCATGCTCGGGGCCACCCCGGCTGCGGGCTACGCGGCCAACTGCCTGGCGGTGCGCGATGCCGACCTGCGCGCGCAAATCGAAAAGATCACCACGCCGACACTGGTGATCGCTGGCTCGGGCGACCTGCCCACGCCGCCGCGCGATGGCGTGTTCCTGGCGCAGACGATCCCGGGCGCCCACTATGTCGAGCTGGAGGCCGCACATATCTCCAACCTGGAGCAGGCCGAGGCGTTCAGCAAGGTGGTGCTGGATTTCCTAACGCGCTGA
- a CDS encoding MBL fold metallo-hydrolase, which yields MTTTETSGNRPATPAPLLRTAASLLVVRDAPAGMEVLLVRRVERANDRSSGAYVFPGGTLDAQDKALHAHAHGLDDALASERLGMPASGLDFYLAALRECYEEAGLLFACDRDGRPHSPHQLDAAGQALLREAVQRGGPGLAHACEQLGLRLAADRLAYHSYWLTPPGLPKRFDTRFFVAIAPEGQVAVPDGTEIVEHRWIRPGEAADPASGLPLMHVTRRTLSSIAQFESAAACFAYYSQLRGIACIMPRLATGAAGVRPVMPNEPCYAEIGRIDPDGNTHGRYELVPGVPVRLSERVWRVTANNGNVMTGPGTNTYLIGGGARNEWAVIDPGPDDGEHVRAILAAAPGPIRWILATHTHLDHSPAAAALQAATGATVLGRAAPAGQWQDLSFEPQRELNHGERLAITEDCTLRVCHTPGHASNHLCYLLEEEQTLFTGDHVMQGSTVVIGPPDGDMRAYLDSLAALQDEDLDWLAPGHGFLIARPQDAIRILVRHRLQREAKVVAALRELSPAPIGELLLRVYDDVPPRMHPVAQRSLLAHLLKLRDDGKAQEADGIWSNATA from the coding sequence ATGACAACCACAGAGACAAGCGGCAACCGCCCTGCCACCCCTGCTCCCCTGCTGCGCACCGCCGCCAGCCTGCTCGTCGTGCGCGATGCGCCGGCCGGCATGGAAGTGCTGCTGGTACGCCGCGTCGAACGCGCCAACGACCGCAGCAGCGGCGCCTACGTTTTCCCGGGCGGCACGCTCGACGCGCAGGACAAGGCCCTGCACGCGCATGCCCACGGCCTGGACGACGCCCTTGCCAGCGAACGCCTGGGCATGCCGGCCAGCGGCCTGGACTTCTACCTGGCCGCCTTGCGAGAATGCTATGAAGAGGCCGGCCTGCTGTTTGCCTGTGACCGCGACGGGCGCCCGCATTCGCCGCACCAGCTCGACGCCGCCGGCCAGGCGCTGCTGCGCGAGGCAGTGCAGCGCGGCGGCCCCGGCCTGGCCCACGCTTGCGAGCAACTGGGCCTGCGCCTGGCGGCCGACCGGCTCGCCTATCACAGCTACTGGCTGACGCCCCCCGGCCTGCCCAAGCGTTTCGATACCCGCTTCTTTGTCGCCATCGCCCCCGAAGGCCAGGTGGCCGTGCCCGACGGCACCGAGATCGTGGAGCACCGCTGGATTCGCCCCGGCGAGGCCGCCGATCCCGCCAGCGGCCTGCCGCTGATGCACGTCACGCGCCGCACGCTGAGCTCGATCGCGCAGTTTGAAAGCGCCGCGGCCTGCTTCGCTTATTACTCGCAGCTGCGCGGCATTGCCTGCATCATGCCGCGGCTGGCCACCGGCGCGGCCGGCGTGCGCCCGGTGATGCCGAACGAGCCGTGCTACGCCGAGATCGGCCGCATCGATCCCGACGGCAACACGCACGGCCGTTATGAGCTGGTACCGGGCGTGCCGGTACGACTGTCCGAGCGCGTCTGGCGCGTGACCGCCAACAACGGCAACGTGATGACGGGCCCGGGCACCAACACCTACCTGATAGGCGGCGGCGCGCGCAATGAATGGGCCGTGATCGATCCGGGCCCGGACGATGGCGAGCATGTGCGCGCCATCCTTGCTGCCGCACCCGGCCCGATCCGCTGGATCCTCGCCACGCATACCCACCTGGACCATTCGCCCGCTGCCGCCGCGCTGCAGGCCGCCACCGGCGCCACGGTGCTCGGGCGTGCCGCGCCTGCCGGCCAGTGGCAGGACCTCAGCTTCGAGCCACAGCGCGAACTGAACCACGGCGAGCGCCTTGCCATCACCGAGGACTGCACCTTGCGCGTGTGCCACACGCCGGGCCACGCCTCGAACCACCTCTGCTACCTGCTGGAAGAAGAACAGACACTCTTTACCGGCGACCACGTGATGCAGGGCTCGACCGTCGTCATCGGCCCGCCCGATGGCGACATGCGCGCCTACCTGGACTCGCTCGCAGCACTGCAGGATGAAGACCTCGACTGGCTGGCGCCGGGCCATGGCTTCCTGATCGCGCGCCCGCAGGACGCCATCCGCATCCTGGTCCGGCACCGGCTGCAGCGCGAGGCCAAGGTCGTTGCCGCACTGCGCGAACTGAGCCCGGCACCGATCGGCGAGCTGCTGCTGCGCGTCTACGACGATGTGCCGCCGCGCATGCATCCGGTTGCGCAGCGATCGCTGCTGGCGCACCTGCTCAAGCTGCGCGATGACGGCAAGGCGCAGGAAGCGGACGGCATCTGGTCGAACGCCACGGCGTAG
- a CDS encoding DUF1254 domain-containing protein, with amino-acid sequence MKPSLCQLASAVTLAVMLSGCASAPDHGTSPAVAEQPPSDQAMKALSAEVFTFAYPMVLMDVTRELMTLRTPANTFHHKRTFPDASFTDVVSPNADTLYSSAWLDLSREPVILSVPDTYGRYYLMPLMDAWTNVFASPGKRTTGTRRGNFAITGPDWRGTLPKGMQEIRSPTSMVWLIGRTQANGKQDFPAVHRLQDQYRLTPLSAWGGGRRVPERAAPRPTAIDPESSPVELVAAMDAQAFFTRFAALLPANPPAPADAAMVDKLRRMGITPGVPFKTTVMEPSTARAVQEGATAALAAIVQGARKGNADAGNGWVMHRDLGTYGTSYGRRAVTAWVGLGANLPEDAIYASTRTDANGKPLQGGARYVLHFDKDQLPPARAFWSLTLYNDRQAFIPNPIQRYAVGSRDRLRYNRDGSLDIYIQHERPAGAKAANWLPAPPDGLNMMLRAYWPEQVLLDGNWMPPAVMQVD; translated from the coding sequence ATGAAGCCATCCTTGTGTCAACTGGCGAGCGCGGTCACGCTTGCCGTCATGCTGTCCGGCTGTGCGTCCGCGCCGGATCACGGAACCAGCCCGGCAGTCGCCGAGCAACCGCCGTCCGACCAGGCGATGAAGGCCTTGTCCGCCGAGGTCTTCACCTTCGCCTATCCGATGGTGCTGATGGACGTGACGCGCGAGCTGATGACGCTGCGCACGCCGGCCAATACCTTCCACCACAAGCGCACCTTCCCGGACGCCAGCTTCACCGACGTGGTCAGCCCCAACGCCGACACGCTGTATTCGTCGGCCTGGCTCGACCTGTCCAGGGAGCCGGTCATCCTGTCGGTGCCCGATACGTACGGGCGCTACTACCTGATGCCGCTGATGGATGCGTGGACCAATGTGTTCGCGTCGCCGGGCAAGCGCACCACCGGCACCCGCCGCGGCAACTTCGCCATCACCGGGCCTGACTGGCGCGGCACGCTGCCCAAGGGCATGCAGGAGATCCGTTCGCCCACGTCGATGGTCTGGTTGATCGGCCGTACGCAGGCCAATGGCAAGCAGGACTTCCCGGCGGTGCACCGGCTCCAGGACCAGTACCGGCTGACGCCGCTGTCGGCCTGGGGTGGCGGGCGGCGCGTGCCGGAGAGGGCCGCGCCGCGGCCCACGGCCATCGACCCTGAAAGCTCGCCCGTGGAGCTGGTGGCGGCAATGGATGCACAGGCTTTCTTCACGCGCTTTGCCGCCTTGCTGCCGGCCAATCCGCCGGCGCCCGCCGATGCCGCCATGGTGGACAAGCTCCGCCGCATGGGCATCACCCCGGGGGTGCCGTTTAAGACCACGGTGATGGAGCCCTCCACCGCGCGCGCGGTGCAGGAGGGTGCTACCGCTGCGCTGGCCGCGATCGTTCAGGGTGCGCGCAAGGGCAATGCCGATGCCGGCAACGGCTGGGTCATGCATCGCGACCTGGGCACCTATGGCACCAGCTACGGCCGCCGCGCGGTGACCGCGTGGGTGGGCCTGGGTGCCAACCTGCCCGAAGACGCGATCTACGCCTCCACCCGCACGGATGCCAACGGCAAGCCGCTGCAGGGCGGGGCGCGCTATGTGCTGCATTTCGACAAGGACCAGTTGCCGCCGGCGCGCGCGTTCTGGTCGCTGACGCTGTACAACGACCGGCAGGCGTTCATTCCCAACCCGATCCAGCGCTACGCCGTGGGCAGCCGCGACCGCCTGCGCTACAACCGCGACGGCTCGCTCGATATCTATATCCAGCACGAGCGCCCGGCCGGCGCCAAGGCGGCGAACTGGCTGCCGGCGCCGCCCGATGGCCTGAACATGATGCTGCGCGCGTACTGGCCGGAGCAGGTGCTGCTGGACGGCAACTGGATGCCGCCGGCGGTGATGCAGGTGGACTGA